A single Mycolicibacterium cosmeticum DNA region contains:
- a CDS encoding alpha/beta fold hydrolase: MKYFVASGEDRRLTPAARAELRGQFIALSDGVTHYELSGPEDGQLVVMAGGLTVPLFYWDEMAAHLHGRGLQTLTYSAYGRGYSDRVDTAYDQELFVRQLAEVIDMVGEGRPHHLVGTSMGALVAMAYLQAVPSNTALTLTLVGPAGLSRPPLTQRLLLGSDLMTTVVARTIGSRVLDQHLGHNVREPGRAAALSDMVGQAFRYEGSLYAFFSTLRNFGLFDRGELYRRTGQLAVPGLLVWGDDDEVTPITALDRVVTMLRPEDTCIIDNCGHMAPFEQPREVATVLADFAATHTERLTS, encoded by the coding sequence ATGAAGTACTTCGTCGCATCCGGGGAGGATCGGCGTCTCACCCCGGCCGCACGCGCAGAGCTACGCGGGCAGTTCATCGCACTATCGGACGGCGTCACCCACTATGAGCTGTCCGGCCCCGAAGACGGGCAGCTGGTAGTCATGGCCGGCGGGCTGACCGTCCCGTTGTTCTACTGGGACGAAATGGCGGCTCACCTGCACGGCCGAGGGCTGCAGACGTTGACCTACAGCGCCTACGGCCGCGGCTATTCCGACCGTGTCGACACCGCCTACGACCAAGAGCTGTTCGTGCGCCAGCTTGCGGAGGTCATCGACATGGTGGGCGAGGGCCGCCCCCACCACCTGGTGGGCACGTCCATGGGTGCCCTGGTGGCGATGGCCTACCTGCAGGCGGTCCCCTCGAACACCGCGTTGACCCTGACCTTGGTGGGGCCGGCAGGGTTGAGCCGACCGCCGTTGACTCAGCGCCTGCTCCTGGGCAGCGACCTGATGACCACCGTGGTGGCGCGCACGATCGGGAGCCGGGTCCTCGATCAACACCTCGGTCACAATGTGCGCGAACCTGGCCGCGCCGCCGCGCTGAGCGACATGGTCGGGCAGGCCTTCCGCTACGAGGGCTCGCTGTACGCGTTCTTTTCCACCCTGCGCAACTTCGGACTCTTCGATCGCGGCGAACTGTACCGGCGCACAGGACAGTTGGCGGTTCCCGGCCTGCTGGTGTGGGGCGATGACGATGAGGTCACGCCGATCACCGCGCTGGACCGCGTTGTCACCATGCTTCGCCCCGAAGACACCTGCATCATCGACAATTGCGGCCACATGGCCCCCTTCGAACAACCACGTGAAGTCGCCACCGTGCTGGCGGATTTCGCGGCCACACACACCGAACGGCTCACATCATGA
- a CDS encoding TetR/AcrR family transcriptional regulator: MERMITTAIAIVDEHGADALSMRSLASALGSGTATLYRHFASRAELVAAVVDAVLGEVSAEAPAWADTSWRHACEGAAHTLFTVFNRHPNVAPLLIDQIPSGPHAAAAREQIIGALLAGGFSPRDAAKTYTTLSRFVLGFAIQARGTHADDDPSAAAATIDPDTHPHTAAVAEHLPIPLAEEFAFGLSLLLDGLTGLAPATPPRRKR; the protein is encoded by the coding sequence CTGGAGCGGATGATCACGACCGCGATTGCCATCGTCGACGAACATGGCGCCGATGCGCTGTCCATGCGGTCTTTGGCCAGCGCCCTGGGATCGGGCACCGCCACGCTCTATCGACACTTCGCATCCCGCGCCGAGTTGGTCGCCGCCGTCGTCGACGCCGTGCTCGGCGAGGTGTCTGCCGAGGCCCCCGCCTGGGCGGACACCTCATGGCGCCACGCGTGCGAAGGCGCCGCACACACGCTGTTCACCGTCTTCAACCGGCACCCCAATGTCGCACCGCTACTCATCGACCAGATCCCGTCCGGGCCCCATGCCGCGGCGGCGCGCGAACAGATCATCGGTGCTTTGCTCGCCGGCGGCTTCAGCCCTCGCGATGCGGCCAAGACCTACACCACGTTGAGCAGATTCGTCCTCGGCTTCGCCATCCAGGCTCGCGGCACACACGCGGACGACGACCCCTCGGCCGCTGCCGCAACCATCGATCCCGACACTCACCCGCACACCGCCGCGGTCGCCGAACACCTTCCCATCCCGCTGGCCGAAGAATTCGCCTTCGGGCTCAGTCTGCTTCTCGACGGGCTCACCGGCCTCGCTCCGGCGACACCGCCACGCCGGAAGCGGTGA
- a CDS encoding mycobacterial-type methylenetetrahydrofolate reductase → MPLNTIALELVPPNVERGPQYAVDEAHKVLELAAATGLTGRFGHIMIPGMIDEDDDRPVEMKPKMDVLEYWTLIRPELPGMRGLCTQVTSFLGRDALGRRLTDLSGAGFDGIAFVGVPRTMKDGEGEGVAPTDALSIYADLVPNRGAILIPTRDGEQGRFTFKCGQGATYGMTQLLYSDAIVGFLTEFAKTTEHRPEILLSFGFVPKMESKVGLITWLIQDPGNAAVAAEQEFVSRLASLEPADKRILMLDLYKRVIDGVADLGFPLSVHFEVAYGASKPAFETFAEMLAYWSPA, encoded by the coding sequence GTGCCTCTGAACACCATCGCGCTGGAACTGGTGCCGCCGAACGTCGAGCGTGGCCCGCAGTACGCCGTCGACGAGGCCCACAAGGTGCTCGAGCTGGCGGCGGCGACCGGCCTGACCGGCAGGTTCGGCCACATCATGATCCCCGGCATGATCGACGAGGACGACGATCGCCCGGTCGAGATGAAACCCAAGATGGACGTACTCGAATACTGGACGCTCATCCGGCCGGAACTGCCCGGCATGCGCGGCCTGTGCACCCAGGTGACGTCGTTTTTGGGGCGCGACGCCCTCGGCCGGCGGCTGACCGATCTCAGCGGCGCGGGGTTCGACGGCATCGCCTTCGTGGGCGTGCCGCGAACCATGAAGGACGGCGAAGGCGAGGGCGTGGCCCCCACCGACGCCCTGTCCATCTATGCCGACCTGGTGCCCAACCGCGGCGCCATCCTCATCCCCACCCGCGACGGCGAACAGGGCCGGTTCACCTTCAAGTGCGGGCAGGGCGCCACCTACGGCATGACGCAGCTGCTGTACTCCGATGCCATCGTGGGCTTCCTGACCGAGTTCGCCAAGACCACCGAGCACCGCCCGGAGATCCTGCTGTCCTTCGGCTTCGTCCCGAAGATGGAGTCCAAGGTGGGGCTGATCACCTGGCTCATCCAGGACCCCGGCAACGCGGCGGTCGCGGCCGAGCAGGAGTTCGTGTCCAGGTTGGCGAGCCTGGAGCCCGCGGACAAGCGCATCCTGATGCTCGATCTGTACAAGCGGGTCATCGACGGCGTCGCCGATCTAGGGTTCCCGCTCAGCGTGCACTTCGAGGTCGCCTACGGGGCGTCCAAGCCGGCCTTCGAGACGTTCGCCGAGATGCTGGCCTATTGGTCGCCGGCCTGA
- a CDS encoding DoxX family protein, producing MGLSALLLITTGTMKLLNNATARGNADHLGISSNLSRAIGLAEIAAAAGLILGIIVVPLGIITATAVLILLIGAIVYHARVQDNFTAMLPAVLTAAAALAIIVLNTLKL from the coding sequence ATGGGGCTGTCGGCGCTCCTGCTGATCACCACGGGCACGATGAAACTGCTCAACAACGCCACCGCGCGCGGCAACGCGGATCACCTGGGGATCAGTTCCAATCTGAGCCGCGCGATCGGCCTCGCCGAAATCGCGGCGGCGGCAGGTCTCATCCTCGGCATCATCGTCGTCCCACTCGGCATCATCACCGCGACCGCGGTCCTGATCCTCTTGATCGGCGCCATCGTCTACCACGCACGGGTGCAGGACAACTTCACCGCCATGCTGCCGGCGGTACTGACCGCTGCCGCCGCCTTGGCGATCATCGTGCTGAACACTCTCAAGCTCTGA
- a CDS encoding alpha/beta fold hydrolase, with translation MLEDDDVQPDSLFASVDGMRVHYKRSGQGASLVLLHGSASSLWGVEDVARRLEPFFDVIRPDLPGHGVTGPRSGGDYRVRTYAGTVDRFLGAIGVDSAVIVGNSLGGNIAWNLAVIRPERVVALVLINATGYPEKELPASMRLARNPIAGYVLRRFMPRRAVERSLRQAAAPNVEVITEAVVDRAHRLWNRPGNRAAFVDLVCTDQPDHSAEICSIAAPTLMLRSAGMGGQYFTRDIPGAIEEVHPRGGHLLPQEDPDWVAAAITRFVSTRVGGIR, from the coding sequence ATGTTGGAAGACGACGACGTGCAGCCCGACTCCCTTTTTGCTTCGGTGGACGGGATGCGGGTGCACTACAAGCGCTCGGGGCAGGGCGCCTCGTTGGTGCTGCTACACGGCAGTGCGTCCTCGTTGTGGGGCGTAGAGGATGTGGCGCGCCGCCTGGAACCCTTCTTCGATGTCATCCGCCCGGATCTGCCCGGGCATGGGGTCACCGGCCCCCGCAGCGGTGGGGACTACCGGGTGCGCACCTACGCGGGCACGGTGGACCGATTTCTCGGTGCGATCGGCGTCGACAGCGCGGTGATCGTGGGTAACTCACTGGGCGGCAACATCGCCTGGAATCTGGCGGTGATCCGGCCGGAGCGGGTCGTGGCATTGGTCTTGATCAATGCCACGGGCTACCCAGAGAAGGAGCTGCCCGCGTCGATGCGGTTGGCGCGCAATCCGATCGCCGGTTACGTCTTACGACGATTCATGCCCCGGCGGGCAGTCGAACGCAGCCTACGCCAAGCCGCAGCACCGAACGTCGAGGTGATCACCGAAGCGGTGGTGGACCGAGCGCACCGGCTGTGGAACCGGCCAGGCAACCGGGCGGCGTTTGTGGATCTGGTGTGCACCGATCAGCCCGACCACAGCGCCGAGATCTGCTCCATCGCGGCGCCGACCCTGATGCTGCGCAGCGCGGGGATGGGCGGGCAATATTTCACCCGCGATATCCCTGGCGCGATCGAAGAGGTGCACCCCCGCGGCGGACACCTTCTGCCGCAAGAGGATCCGGACTGGGTGGCCGCGGCCATCACCCGGTTCGTCAGCACTAGGGTCGGCGGCATCCGATGA
- a CDS encoding alpha/beta hydrolase family protein, giving the protein MAERVTFPSATGPMLAGVIDLPDGPARGWGVFSHGFTLGKDSPAAARICKQLASDGIGMLRFDALGLGGSEGDWGDGSFTVKVNDIIEACKFMAERGTPADVLAGHSWGGAAVLAAARECPGVRAVVTVGAPIDPAHVEHQYDACLEQVFAEGSGQWMVGGKTLTLKRAFVEDVREAKLHHKIKGLKLPLLILHSPTDNTVGIQNASDIFRTARHPRSFVSLEGSEHLLTGPGQAHRAGRIIGAWADAYLGTR; this is encoded by the coding sequence ATGGCTGAACGGGTGACATTTCCCAGCGCAACCGGCCCGATGCTGGCCGGCGTGATCGACCTGCCCGACGGCCCGGCGCGGGGCTGGGGCGTGTTCTCGCACGGATTCACCCTCGGCAAGGACTCGCCGGCCGCGGCACGGATCTGTAAGCAGCTGGCCTCCGACGGCATCGGCATGTTGCGTTTCGACGCGCTGGGGCTGGGTGGTTCCGAGGGCGACTGGGGTGACGGGTCCTTCACCGTCAAGGTCAACGACATCATCGAGGCCTGCAAGTTCATGGCCGAGCGCGGTACCCCCGCCGATGTCCTGGCCGGCCATTCGTGGGGCGGGGCGGCGGTGCTGGCCGCGGCACGTGAGTGCCCGGGGGTGCGTGCCGTGGTGACCGTGGGTGCCCCGATCGATCCGGCGCACGTCGAGCATCAGTACGACGCCTGCCTGGAGCAGGTGTTCGCCGAGGGCAGCGGCCAGTGGATGGTCGGCGGTAAGACGCTGACCCTCAAGCGCGCCTTCGTCGAGGACGTCCGGGAGGCGAAGCTGCACCACAAGATCAAGGGCCTCAAGCTGCCGCTGCTGATCCTGCACTCCCCGACCGACAACACCGTCGGCATCCAGAACGCCAGTGACATCTTCCGCACCGCTCGGCACCCCCGCAGTTTCGTGTCGCTGGAGGGTTCCGAGCATCTGCTGACCGGGCCCGGTCAGGCGCACCGGGCGGGGCGGATCATCGGCGCGTGGGCCGACGCGTACTTGGGTACGCGCTGA
- a CDS encoding amidohydrolase family protein, which yields MAHSQPESNAAAVADDKRPLLLRGAHVVTMTPGRPDWETLDVLVDGQRITEIGPGLAAEGARTLDMSGRIIIPGLINAHLHTWQTALRFLGADWTLPEYLANAHGGVGHHYRPDDLFRGTLAGALNQMDHGVTTIGDWSHNCLTPEHADAAIEALTGTGVRAVFLYGTPYGLRDRPQDVRQIDRLLAGPIAGTDLVSLGLAIKGPQLSKPEVAIADFRTSAERNLVVSMHQSAGSPGPGWQAITEAGLWGPLVNIVHGTGLGTGHVEALLAQGVTFTSTPENELGQGHTTTLPDRLLALGAAPSLGTDTETATPADVLFVARMLLALQRGVGHDAAVASTGLGATTIPVTAKQALSWATVEGARALGLADRIGQIAAGMYADLVVIDARALNLWPMHDAAAAALYAHPGNIEAVMVGGVWRKRDGRLTHGGLDAVKDELHTSGQRLAHQLKFPSVVGKVRQRVVRCVVDRQLRQQVR from the coding sequence ATGGCGCACTCGCAGCCAGAAAGCAACGCGGCAGCGGTCGCCGACGACAAGCGGCCCCTGCTGCTGCGGGGAGCCCATGTGGTCACCATGACCCCGGGCCGCCCCGACTGGGAGACCCTCGACGTGCTGGTCGACGGGCAGCGGATCACCGAGATCGGCCCGGGCCTCGCGGCCGAAGGCGCCCGCACGCTGGACATGTCCGGTCGCATCATCATCCCCGGACTCATCAACGCCCATCTGCACACCTGGCAGACCGCCTTGCGCTTTCTCGGCGCGGACTGGACGCTGCCGGAGTACCTGGCCAACGCCCATGGCGGCGTCGGCCACCACTATCGTCCCGACGACCTGTTTCGCGGCACCCTGGCCGGGGCCCTCAATCAGATGGACCACGGCGTCACCACGATTGGCGACTGGTCGCACAACTGCCTGACCCCCGAGCATGCCGACGCGGCGATCGAAGCCCTCACCGGCACGGGTGTCCGTGCGGTCTTCCTCTACGGCACTCCCTACGGTCTGCGCGACCGTCCCCAGGACGTCCGCCAGATCGACCGGCTGCTGGCCGGGCCGATCGCCGGCACCGACCTGGTGTCCCTCGGCTTGGCCATCAAGGGCCCGCAGCTGTCCAAACCGGAGGTCGCCATTGCCGACTTCCGCACCAGTGCCGAGCGCAACCTGGTCGTGTCGATGCACCAGAGCGCAGGTTCACCCGGGCCGGGATGGCAGGCGATCACCGAGGCAGGCCTGTGGGGCCCGCTGGTCAACATCGTGCACGGCACGGGGCTGGGCACCGGTCACGTCGAAGCGCTGCTCGCGCAGGGCGTCACCTTCACCTCCACCCCGGAAAACGAGCTGGGACAGGGCCACACCACGACCCTTCCCGATCGGCTGCTGGCCCTGGGGGCCGCGCCCTCGCTGGGCACCGACACCGAGACCGCCACTCCGGCTGACGTCCTCTTCGTTGCGCGCATGCTGTTGGCGTTGCAGCGCGGTGTCGGTCACGACGCGGCGGTGGCGTCCACCGGTCTCGGTGCGACCACCATCCCCGTCACGGCCAAGCAGGCGCTGTCATGGGCCACGGTCGAAGGGGCGCGGGCGCTGGGTCTGGCTGATCGCATCGGCCAGATTGCGGCCGGGATGTACGCCGACCTGGTGGTCATCGATGCCCGAGCCCTCAATCTGTGGCCGATGCATGACGCGGCCGCTGCCGCGCTGTACGCCCACCCCGGCAATATCGAAGCGGTCATGGTCGGCGGTGTGTGGCGCAAGCGCGACGGCCGGCTCACGCACGGCGGGTTGGACGCCGTCAAAGACGAACTCCATACCAGCGGGCAGCGGCTGGCCCACCAACTCAAGTTCCCCTCCGTGGTCGGCAAGGTGCGTCAGCGTGTGGTACGGTGCGTCGTCGATCGCCAACTGCGCCAGCAGGTTCGGTGA
- a CDS encoding fumarylacetoacetate hydrolase family protein, whose translation MKLANLAGRAVLITPAGIVDLAKASGGSLPSQPDAAIANLDDIRTFYATAQPEPDVTLTEADLLEDLRLLGPPVTAPRQIFAVGLNYADHSTETGLAVPDQPLIFTKFASSLAGPGSTIPLPAHTCDWEVELVTVIGRGGRNIPPEAAMSHVAGYCVGQDISERASQMKGTPPQFSLAKSHRGFSPIGPWITTIDELSDPSDLAIMTTLDDEVVQQARTSEMIFTVEDLVSHLSGICELMPGDLIFTGTPSGVGYSRTPPRYLTPGSIVHSAIEGLGRLRNPCTTAG comes from the coding sequence CGTCCGGAGGGTCTCTACCCAGTCAACCCGACGCGGCGATCGCCAATCTCGACGACATCCGGACGTTCTACGCGACCGCGCAGCCGGAACCGGACGTCACCCTCACCGAGGCTGACCTGCTCGAAGATCTCAGGCTGCTCGGGCCACCCGTGACCGCTCCCCGGCAGATCTTCGCCGTCGGCCTCAACTACGCCGACCACAGCACCGAGACCGGCCTTGCCGTTCCCGACCAACCACTGATCTTCACGAAATTCGCCTCTTCACTGGCCGGTCCCGGCTCCACCATTCCGCTGCCCGCACACACCTGCGACTGGGAGGTCGAGCTGGTGACGGTCATCGGCCGCGGCGGCCGCAACATCCCGCCAGAGGCCGCCATGAGTCATGTCGCCGGATACTGTGTTGGCCAGGATATTTCGGAGCGGGCTTCCCAGATGAAAGGCACGCCACCGCAATTCAGTCTCGCCAAAAGCCATCGGGGGTTCAGTCCAATCGGCCCGTGGATCACCACCATCGATGAACTCTCCGACCCGAGCGACCTGGCCATCATGACCACGCTCGACGACGAGGTCGTACAGCAGGCCCGCACCAGCGAGATGATCTTCACCGTCGAAGACCTCGTGAGTCACCTGTCCGGCATCTGTGAACTGATGCCCGGCGACCTCATTTTCACCGGCACCCCGTCCGGCGTCGGATACTCGCGCACCCCACCGCGTTACCTCACTCCCGGCAGCATCGTGCATTCGGCCATCGAAGGCCTGGGCCGACTCCGCAACCCCTGCACGACCGCCGGCTGA
- a CDS encoding FAD-dependent monooxygenase, translating into MTTTTPSTSSTTDVLIVGAGPTGSALAIDLARRGISVRIIDKATHGFAGSRAKGLQPRTLEVLYDLGALPDITAGGSLYPPMGLHLGPVTVPLRMMAKGQRGPDVPFPDTWLIPQSRTNQALHDLLEKHGVRVELGSELADFSDSGTSVIAHIVSPRGLEEVTARYVVGADGGSSAVRKQAGIEFTGSTDDADRTLIIDAPVAGKLSRKYWHIWPGLGGRFIGACPLPHSDLFQWMIRLAPDEEAPSGIDAINARIQSHTRDKHLSITSISWESVFRPNIRLAARYRHGRVLLAGDAAHVHPPAGAQGLNTGIGDAYNLGWKLAQVLAGAPESLLDTYEQERRPIAAGVLGLSTKKYEGIGKLDPSSYRRGSDEKQLTLTYRGGPLAPSAADHTATLRVGDRAPDADLLSRDGDRVRLFDAYRGTHFTAIAYGPHAATSLAALRWPATGAPLQRLNIDAGTTGTSVDPREEGPATDDLIDASGGFRKAYGVSGDVLLLIRPDGYIGHIARHDLTRSTQAVIDTLTPAAEGAAAAPPY; encoded by the coding sequence ATGACCACCACGACTCCTTCCACGTCCTCGACGACCGACGTTCTGATCGTCGGCGCCGGCCCTACCGGCTCCGCACTGGCCATCGACCTGGCGCGCCGCGGTATTTCGGTGCGCATCATCGACAAAGCGACCCACGGTTTCGCCGGATCGCGGGCCAAGGGCCTGCAGCCGCGCACCCTGGAGGTGCTCTACGATCTCGGCGCCCTGCCCGACATCACCGCCGGCGGCTCCCTCTACCCGCCCATGGGCCTACACCTGGGCCCGGTGACCGTCCCGCTGCGCATGATGGCCAAAGGTCAACGCGGGCCGGATGTCCCGTTCCCCGACACCTGGCTCATCCCGCAGTCGCGCACCAACCAGGCCCTGCACGACCTTCTCGAAAAACACGGGGTACGCGTCGAATTGGGCAGCGAACTGGCCGACTTCAGCGACTCCGGCACCTCGGTGATCGCGCACATCGTGTCACCGCGGGGCCTCGAGGAGGTCACCGCCCGCTACGTCGTCGGAGCCGACGGGGGTAGCAGCGCCGTACGGAAACAGGCCGGCATCGAATTCACCGGATCCACCGATGACGCCGACCGGACCCTCATCATCGACGCCCCGGTAGCCGGCAAGCTGTCGCGCAAGTACTGGCACATCTGGCCGGGCCTGGGCGGACGTTTCATCGGTGCCTGTCCACTGCCCCACAGCGATCTGTTCCAGTGGATGATCCGGTTGGCGCCAGACGAAGAGGCGCCGTCGGGTATCGACGCCATCAATGCCCGTATCCAATCGCACACGCGTGACAAGCATCTCAGCATCACGAGCATCTCCTGGGAATCGGTTTTCAGGCCCAACATCCGACTGGCCGCGCGCTATCGCCACGGCCGCGTCCTGCTGGCCGGAGACGCCGCCCACGTGCATCCACCCGCCGGTGCGCAGGGCTTGAACACCGGCATCGGGGATGCCTACAACCTGGGCTGGAAACTGGCGCAGGTGTTGGCAGGTGCACCGGAATCGTTGCTGGACACCTACGAACAGGAGCGTCGCCCGATCGCGGCCGGGGTGCTGGGGCTCTCCACCAAGAAGTACGAAGGGATCGGCAAGCTCGACCCCAGCAGCTACCGTCGCGGTTCTGATGAAAAGCAACTGACTCTGACCTACCGGGGCGGTCCGCTGGCACCATCGGCTGCCGACCACACCGCGACCCTGCGGGTCGGCGACCGGGCACCCGATGCCGATCTGCTCAGCCGTGACGGCGACAGAGTCCGGTTGTTCGATGCTTACCGCGGAACACATTTCACCGCCATCGCCTATGGGCCGCACGCCGCCACGTCCTTGGCCGCTCTGCGCTGGCCCGCTACCGGAGCGCCGCTGCAGCGCCTCAACATCGACGCCGGGACGACCGGAACGTCAGTGGATCCGCGGGAAGAAGGGCCGGCGACCGACGATCTCATCGACGCCTCTGGAGGATTCCGTAAGGCCTACGGCGTCAGCGGCGACGTGCTGCTCCTGATCCGGCCCGACGGCTATATCGGCCACATCGCCCGACACGACCTCACGCGCAGCACGCAGGCCGTCATCGATACGCTGACCCCTGCCGCCGAGGGCGCTGCTGCGGCGCCCCCGTATTGA